In Vigna radiata var. radiata cultivar VC1973A chromosome 3, Vradiata_ver6, whole genome shotgun sequence, the following proteins share a genomic window:
- the LOC106756801 gene encoding transcription factor MYB61 — protein sequence MGRHSCCYKQKLRKGLWSPEEDEKLLRHITKHGHGCWSSVPKQAGLHRCGKSCRLRWINYLRPDLKRGTFSQEEENLIIELHAVLGNRWSQIAAQLPGRTDNEIKNLWNSCLKKKLRQRGINPVTHKPLSEVENGEEEKTRSQELSNELNLLNSESFKSDEGSYEQRASSIAPKAYEMEGSCSSKINNKNDTNLIANCSNKDLFLDSYTTSCQPSDLMGNYPLQMTDTLPTNSDSSHWFSPTARPIDINSEFTSNVMSILPPTTTSFLPSTSFCYKPSLAVPPEDISAPSFALNGPNYWEPSASNNSNGSNTSDGSREFTSSKNSVLSSWGLTEEAKWSEYLHNPMLMLAAPESLCNQIRPATHLVPDNTLGSIISGSKEQHQSQTSAIFSKDIQKLTAAFGHI from the exons ATGGGAAGGCATTCCTGCTGTTACAAGCAGAAACTTAGGAAGGGTCTGTGGTCACCAGAGGAGGATGAAAAACTTCTGAGGCATATCACTAAGCATGGTCATGGTTGTTGGAGCTCCGTTCCTAAGCAAGCAG GTTTGCATAGGTGCGGCAAGAGCTGCAGGCTTCGCTGGATCAATTATCTTAGGCCTGATTTGAAGAGAGGTACATTTTCACAAGAGGAGGAAAATCTTATCATTGAACTTCATGCAGTGTTAGGGAACAG aTGGTCTCAAATAGCAGCACAATTGCCTGGGAGGACTGACAATGAAATAAAGAATCTGTGGAATTCTTGCCTTAAGAAGAAACTGAGGCAAAGAGGTATAAACCCTGTGACACATAAGCCACTGTCAGAGGTTGAGAATGGTGAGGAGGAGAAAACAAGGAGCCAAGAATTATCCAATGAATTGAACCTCTTGAATTCTGAGAGCTTCAAGTCAGATGAAGGGTCCTATGAGCAGAGAGCATCTTCGATTGCCCCCAAAGCCTATGAGATGGAAGGTTCCTGCAGCTCCAAGATTAACAACAAAAATGACACCAACTTGATAGCCAATTGTTCCAACAAAGACTTGTTCCTAGACAGCTACACCACTAGTTGTCAACCCTCAGATTTGATGGGAAATTACCCTCTTCAGATGACTGACACTCTCCCAACCAATTCAGACTCCAGCCATTGGTTCAGTCCAACTGCAAGACCCATTGATATAAACTCTGAGTTTACTTCCAATGTTATGTCCATTCTTCCACCTACAACAACCTCATTTCTCCCTAGCACTTCTTTTTGCTACAAGCCATCACTTGCCGTCCCTCCAGAAGATATTTCAGCACCTTCTTTTGCTTTGAATGGACCCAATTACTGGGAACCCAGTGCCTCCAACAACAGCAATGGCAGCAACACAAGTGATGGCAGCAGAGAGTTCACAAGTAGCAAGAACAGTGTTCTTTCTTCGTGGGGACTGACAGAAGAAGCCAAGTGGTCTGAGTACCTCCACAACCCAATGCTGATGCTGGCAGCTCCTGAATCATTGTGCAACCAAATTAGGCCAGCCACACATTTGGTACCTGATAACACTTTAGGGTCCATAATTTCTGGTTCCAAGGAGCAACACCAGTCACAAACTTCTGCCATCTTTTCCAAGGACATCCAAAAGCTAACAGCAGCGTTTGGACATATATAA
- the LOC106757748 gene encoding uncharacterized protein LOC106757748, which translates to MASDETMTFLSSLQEEDFDDDEDDDDDGFDDHHLRQPHPHNLSRLSVCTSSTFGVDDNDDDVNNLAAMCVSQLSIESFDADGELSDGKELSSDSENESGSCYSLPSTPPERRKEVKEYVSDNGGEGKGRKKNDPRRRKRRMRRERWGFEFEEVEKSKRKEEEHGESDQSGVMVITRPKGGKRSLCMDLEEVKACRDLGFELEHERMLEIPSRLSFSNSTLETSSGSNSPIANWRISAPGDDPRDVKARLKVWAQAVALASASRYST; encoded by the exons ATGGCTTCCGATGAGACCATGacctttctctcttccttacaaGAAGAGGATTTTGACGACGACgaggatgatgacgatgatggaTTTGATGATCATCATCTCCGACAACCTCATCCCCACAACTTGTCGAGGTTGTCGGTGTGTACCAGCAGCACGTTTGGAGTAGACGACAACGACGATGATGTTAACAATTTGGCGGCCATGTGCGTGTCACAGTTGTCCATAGAAAGCTTTGATGCGGACGGGGAGTTATCAGATGGGAAGGAGTTATCCTCGGACTCGGAAAACGAATCGGGAAGTTGTTACTCTTTGCCCTCCACGCCACCTGAAAGGAGGAAAGAGGTTAAGGAGTATGTGAGTGACAATGGAGGAGAAGGAAAGGGCAGGAAGAAGAATGATCCTcggaggaggaagaggagaaTGAGGAGGGAGCGATGGGGGTTTGAGTTTGAGGAAGTGGAGAAGAGTAAGAGAAAAGAGGAGGAGCATGGAGAGAGTGATCAAAGTGGGGTGATGGTAATAACTAGGCCAAAAGGTGGGAAAAGGTCTCTTTGCATGGATTTGGAGGAAGTAAAAGCTTGCAGAGATCTTGGGTTTGAGTTGGAACACGAACGCATGCTTGAGATCCCTTCTCGTCTCTCTTTCTCCAATTCCACTCTTGAAACTAGCAGTGGTAGCAACTCTCCCATCGCCAATTGGCGTATCTCTGCTCCAG GTGATGATCCAAGAGACGTGAAGGCTCGGCTGAAGGTGTGGGCGCAAGCGGTGGCACTGGCATCTGCATCAAGATACAGCACATGA